The Bacteroidia bacterium genomic sequence ACAAAAAACATATCCAATAGGAGTATGTGTTTCATTTGCTCCAAAAAAGAAAAAGGTATAGGACGTATCTTTCATCCCTGTCATGTCAGGGAATTTGATTTGGAAGGTTTCTGGCTTGTGCTTTTTTGATGTTTTTAATCCGAAATCAGAAACTCCTTCAAATGGTTGGCCCTTATATTTAAAAACCGGAATAATTGCTTGTGTCTTTCGGAATTGTTCATCGGTAGTGCGTTCGTTTAGTTCTACACGAACTGTTTCTTGTGCCTGAACAAATATAGGAACACTAAAAAGAAAAATGAATAGGAGGTCTTGTATTCTCTTCAAAGACATTAATTATCTTCGGTTCATAAAAATTGACACATAGTAGAGAAGGGTTGCTAAAGAGCCTATCGCAGCTACAACATAAGTCATAGCAGCCCATCTTAGTGCATCTTTTGCATTTGTTTGTTCTTGAGAGGTAACAATATTTTTGCCTTCCATCCATCTTAAAGCTCTTGCAGAGGCGTCAAACTCAACAGGTAAGGTTATAAAACTAAAAAGGGTTGTACTTGCAAAAAGAATAATACCCGCAAGCAGTAAAGTAGGAAAGGTTTTAAGCAACAAAATACCACCTACTAATACAAATGGCATCAGCTGACTTGACACTTGCACTGCCGGAACTAATTTAGAACGCAATGTTAGCCATTGATACGCTTGAGCATGTTGAACAGCATGCCCACATTCGTGAGCGGCAACTGCTGCGGCTGCTGCATTACGTTCATAATAAACAACTTCACTAAGGTTAACAGTCTTTGTTGCAGGGTTGTAGTGGTCAGTAAGTTGGCCACTTACTTGGGTTACCTGAACATCGGTAATACCATGGTCGCGAAGCATCATTTCGGCAACTTCTTTTCCGGTAAGATTTGAGCGAAGTTGTAATTGAGAATACTTTTTAAATTTTGATTTTAGGGTTTGACTTACAATTAAACTGGCAATTGTAATTGCAATCATCAAGATTAATGAGCCGAATGTGAATTCCATGTGGTTATATATTATTAAGTTAGTTACGAATAAATTTTACAATAAGAAAAAGTATGCCAAGAAGAAAGAGCAAGATGCTAATCTTGTTTATTGTGTGCATGGCACGTATGTTAAATGAAGGTTTGACACCATTAGACCTATCTTTCTTGAAAAAAATATAGGAGATGAATTTTTGCAGTATCATTATCAAGCGGTAATCGTGGCGCAAATATAGAGATAGTATGACATAACTACATTTTAGTTATGCCAATTTAACAGCATTCTTGTTAGGCATTTTATTTGTCTCATCGAAAAAAAAGCTAAAGATTATTATGAGTAAAATGAAAAGCAGAAAGATATCTGTACACACTGAAAACATTTTTCCGATTATTAAGAAGTTTCTCTATACTGACCATGAGGTATTCCTTAGAGAATTAATATCGAACGCAGTAGATGCTACCCAAAAACTCAAAGCGCTTTCATCTATTGGAGAATACATAGGTGAGATGGGTGATTTAACAATTGAAGTTAAATTGGATAAAGAGGCGAAAACATTGTCTATCATAGACAGAGGCATTGGATTAACCCAGGAAGAAATTGAAAAATACATTAATCAACTTGCGTTTTCAGGAGCAGAAGAGTTTTTGCAACAATACAAAGACAAAACCGAAAC encodes the following:
- a CDS encoding zinc metallopeptidase → MEFTFGSLILMIAITIASLIVSQTLKSKFKKYSQLQLRSNLTGKEVAEMMLRDHGITDVQVTQVSGQLTDHYNPATKTVNLSEVVYYERNAAAAAVAAHECGHAVQHAQAYQWLTLRSKLVPAVQVSSQLMPFVLVGGILLLKTFPTLLLAGIILFASTTLFSFITLPVEFDASARALRWMEGKNIVTSQEQTNAKDALRWAAMTYVVAAIGSLATLLYYVSIFMNRR